In the Streptomyces sp. BHT-5-2 genome, one interval contains:
- a CDS encoding response regulator — protein MPGLSGRILVVDDNKVIRQLIRVNLELEGFEVVTAADGAECLDVVHQVRPDVVTLDVVMPRLGGLHTAARLRSDPRTWDIPIAIVSACGRSEVDSGESVAIDAYLAKPFEPMDLVRTVGTLVREGRQQRERQGCEGHEECTAGCREGCHAGCEGCGGGPQGLEGAGRGAAGGRGAGPRDGVPNRVPGRAQRGEPGSEGERAAG, from the coding sequence ATCCTTGTGGTCGATGACAACAAGGTGATCCGGCAGTTGATCAGGGTCAACCTTGAGCTGGAGGGCTTCGAGGTCGTGACCGCGGCTGATGGTGCCGAATGTCTGGACGTCGTGCACCAGGTGAGACCCGACGTCGTCACCCTCGACGTGGTGATGCCGCGGCTGGGCGGGCTGCACACCGCGGCGCGGCTGCGTTCCGACCCGCGGACGTGGGACATCCCGATCGCCATCGTCAGCGCCTGCGGCCGGAGTGAGGTGGACAGCGGGGAGTCGGTGGCCATCGACGCCTACCTGGCCAAGCCGTTCGAGCCGATGGATCTGGTGCGCACGGTGGGGACGTTGGTGCGCGAGGGGCGACAGCAGCGGGAGCGTCAGGGATGCGAAGGGCACGAGGAGTGCACGGCGGGGTGTCGCGAGGGGTGTCACGCGGGATGTGAGGGGTGCGGGGGAGGGCCGCAAGGGCTTGAGGGGGCGGGGCGGGGCGCCGCGGGCGGCCGGGGTGCCGGCCCGCGGGACGGCGTCCCGAACCGAGTGCCGGGGCGCGCGCAGCGCGGCGAACCGGGCAGCGAGGGGGAACGGGCCGCGGGGTGA
- a CDS encoding homoserine dehydrogenase, with protein sequence MMRTRPLKVALLGCGVVGSEVARIMTTHADDLAARIGAPVELAGIAVRRPERVRDGIPAELITTDATALVKRGDIDVVIEVIGGIEPARALITTAFEHGASVVSANKALVAADGAALHAAAEKHNADLYYEAAVAGAIPLVRPLRESLAGDKVDRVLGIVNGTTNFILDKMDTTGAGYSEALDEATALGYAEADPTADVEGFDAAAKAAILAGIAFHTRVTIDDVHREGLTEVTAADIASAKRMGCTVKLLAICERAADGASVTARVHPAMIPLTHPLASVREAYNAVFVEADAAGRLMFYGPGAGGAPTASAVLGDLVAVCRNKLAGATGPGESAYTALPVGPMGEVVTRYHISLDVADKPGVLAQVATVFAEHGVSIDTVRQQGRDGEADLVVVTHRATDAALSSTVGALRELDTVRGVVSIMRVEGE encoded by the coding sequence ATGATGCGTACGCGTCCGCTGAAGGTGGCGCTGCTGGGCTGTGGTGTGGTCGGCTCAGAGGTGGCGCGCATCATGACGACGCACGCCGACGACCTCGCGGCCCGCATCGGCGCGCCGGTGGAGCTCGCCGGGATCGCCGTCCGCCGCCCGGAGCGGGTGCGGGACGGGATCCCGGCCGAGCTGATCACCACCGACGCGACCGCGCTGGTCAAACGCGGCGACATCGACGTCGTCATCGAGGTCATCGGCGGTATCGAGCCCGCCCGTGCCCTGATCACCACCGCCTTCGAGCACGGCGCGAGCGTGGTGTCGGCCAACAAGGCCCTGGTGGCCGCCGACGGCGCCGCGCTGCACGCGGCGGCCGAGAAGCACAACGCCGACCTGTACTACGAGGCGGCGGTCGCCGGCGCGATCCCGCTGGTACGGCCGCTGCGCGAGTCGCTCGCCGGCGACAAGGTCGACCGCGTCCTCGGCATCGTCAACGGCACCACCAACTTCATCCTCGACAAGATGGACACCACCGGCGCCGGCTACAGCGAGGCGCTGGACGAGGCCACCGCGCTCGGGTACGCCGAGGCCGACCCGACCGCCGACGTCGAGGGCTTCGACGCCGCCGCCAAGGCCGCGATCCTCGCCGGGATCGCCTTCCACACCCGCGTCACCATCGACGACGTGCACCGCGAGGGGCTGACCGAGGTCACCGCCGCCGACATCGCCTCCGCCAAGCGGATGGGCTGCACGGTCAAGCTGCTGGCGATCTGCGAGCGGGCCGCGGACGGCGCCTCGGTGACCGCGCGGGTGCACCCGGCGATGATCCCGCTGACGCACCCGCTGGCCTCCGTGCGCGAGGCGTACAACGCGGTCTTCGTGGAGGCCGACGCGGCCGGCCGGCTGATGTTCTACGGCCCCGGCGCGGGCGGCGCACCGACCGCCTCCGCGGTCCTCGGCGACCTCGTCGCGGTCTGCCGCAACAAGCTCGCCGGCGCCACCGGGCCGGGGGAGTCCGCGTACACCGCGCTGCCCGTGGGCCCGATGGGCGAGGTCGTCACCCGCTACCACATCAGTCTCGACGTGGCCGACAAGCCGGGCGTCCTGGCACAGGTCGCGACGGTCTTCGCCGAACACGGCGTGTCGATCGACACGGTCCGTCAGCAGGGAAGGGACGGCGAGGCGGATCTCGTCGTCGTCACCCACCGAGCGACCGACGCGGCCCTGTCGTCGACGGTCGGGGCACTGCGCGAGCTGGACACCGTCCGCGGTGTCGTCAGCATCATGCGGGTCGAAGGGGAGTAA
- the nrtL gene encoding ArgS-related anticodon-binding protein NrtL, with the protein MTPAELSRTVLRSVRGAVAERELSVPVPARIVVQPPPRPGCGDYASNVALQLAKQAGRPAREVAEILCRRLAGSAGIARVEIAGPGFLNFHLGDGASAGLVREVLARGERYGEPAASGAAAGAGPGRIAEGPARCAGEWAAARESVVREVLVRLGRDDVRAGTPAAPGRAELAGLVARLGADEARWALLKPAAADPVRPPARPVQHEDNPRFRVQYAHARSRAMVRNAGELGFTGEPGDVRDAAGHGDARLVQALESCLATYPTAVATAARSCAPDRLVRHLEATADAALRWQEEFPPLPAGEQKPSAVHRARVALAEATGTVLCNGLHLLGISSPEHV; encoded by the coding sequence GTGACCCCGGCCGAGCTCTCCCGCACCGTTCTGCGCTCCGTGCGCGGTGCCGTTGCGGAGCGCGAGCTCTCCGTGCCCGTGCCGGCGCGGATCGTGGTGCAGCCGCCGCCGCGGCCCGGGTGCGGGGACTACGCCTCCAACGTGGCGCTCCAGCTGGCGAAGCAGGCGGGGCGGCCGGCGCGTGAGGTGGCCGAGATCCTGTGCCGGCGGCTGGCCGGGAGCGCCGGGATCGCCCGGGTCGAGATCGCCGGGCCGGGATTTCTGAACTTCCATCTGGGGGACGGGGCGTCGGCCGGTCTCGTACGCGAGGTGCTGGCCCGGGGCGAGCGCTACGGCGAGCCGGCGGCGTCCGGTGCCGCGGCGGGAGCCGGGCCGGGGCGGATCGCCGAGGGACCGGCACGTTGTGCGGGGGAGTGGGCCGCGGCCCGCGAGAGCGTCGTACGGGAGGTGCTGGTGCGGCTCGGGCGGGACGACGTCCGTGCCGGGACGCCGGCGGCCCCCGGTCGCGCGGAGCTGGCCGGGCTCGTCGCGCGGCTGGGCGCCGACGAGGCGCGTTGGGCGCTGCTGAAGCCCGCGGCGGCGGACCCGGTGCGGCCGCCGGCCCGGCCGGTGCAGCACGAGGACAACCCCCGGTTCCGGGTGCAGTACGCCCACGCGCGCAGCCGCGCGATGGTGCGGAACGCCGGCGAGCTGGGTTTCACGGGCGAGCCGGGGGACGTGAGAGACGCCGCCGGCCACGGGGACGCACGGCTGGTCCAGGCGCTGGAGAGCTGCCTCGCGACGTATCCGACGGCCGTCGCGACGGCGGCCCGGAGCTGCGCGCCGGATCGGCTGGTGCGCCATCTGGAAGCCACCGCGGACGCCGCTCTGCGCTGGCAGGAGGAGTTTCCGCCGCTGCCCGCCGGCGAGCAGAAACCCTCGGCCGTGCACCGCGCCCGGGTGGCCCTCGCCGAGGCCACGGGGACGGTGCTGTGCAACGGCCTGCACCTGCTCGGCATCTCTTCTCCTGAACATGTCTGA
- the lysA gene encoding diaminopimelate decarboxylase, which produces MSRSAHPAGPRHGDVLPEGHYAGPPADLNSLDPRVWSRTVRRDADGVVTIGGLSVTALAEEFGTPAYFLDEEDFRARCRAWKDAFGPDADVFYAGKAFLSRAVVRWLNEEGLDLDVCSGGELATALAAGMPAERIALHGNNKSTEEITRAVEAGVGRIVLDSFQEIVRVAHIAERLGKRQRVQIRVTVGVEAHTHEFIATAHEDQKFGIALAGGQAAEAVRRALKLDGLELIGIHSHIGSQIFDMAGFEVSARRVVQLLAEVRDEHGVELPEIDLGGGLGIAYTSDDDPREPHEIAQALREIVGRECEAAGLRVPRLSVEPGRAIVGPTAFTLYEVGTVKELEGLRTYLSVDGGMSDNIRTALYDAEYSVVLASRTSDAEPMLSRVVGKHCESGDIVVRDAFLPSDVAPGDLLAVPATGAYCRSMASNYNHALRPPVVAVADGAARVIVRRETEEDLLRLDVG; this is translated from the coding sequence ATGAGCCGTTCCGCACACCCCGCAGGGCCCCGGCATGGCGACGTACTGCCCGAGGGGCACTACGCCGGGCCGCCGGCCGATCTCAACTCCCTCGACCCGCGGGTCTGGTCCCGCACCGTCCGGCGCGACGCCGACGGCGTGGTGACGATCGGCGGGCTGTCCGTGACCGCGCTCGCCGAGGAGTTCGGCACCCCGGCGTACTTCCTCGACGAGGAGGACTTCCGGGCGCGCTGCCGGGCCTGGAAGGACGCCTTCGGGCCGGACGCCGACGTCTTCTACGCGGGCAAGGCGTTCCTGTCCCGGGCCGTCGTGCGGTGGCTGAACGAGGAGGGCCTGGACCTCGACGTCTGTTCGGGCGGCGAGCTGGCCACCGCACTGGCCGCCGGAATGCCCGCCGAGCGCATCGCACTGCACGGCAACAACAAGAGCACCGAGGAGATCACCCGGGCCGTCGAGGCCGGGGTCGGCCGGATCGTGCTCGACTCGTTCCAGGAGATCGTGCGGGTCGCGCACATCGCCGAGCGGCTCGGCAAGCGGCAGCGGGTGCAGATCCGGGTGACCGTCGGCGTCGAGGCGCACACCCACGAGTTCATCGCGACCGCCCACGAGGACCAGAAGTTCGGCATCGCGCTGGCCGGCGGCCAGGCCGCCGAGGCGGTGCGCCGGGCGCTGAAGCTGGACGGGCTCGAACTCATCGGGATCCACAGCCACATCGGGTCGCAGATCTTCGACATGGCCGGCTTCGAAGTCTCCGCACGCCGGGTGGTGCAGCTGCTCGCCGAGGTGCGCGACGAGCACGGCGTGGAGCTGCCGGAGATCGACCTCGGCGGCGGCCTCGGCATCGCCTACACCTCGGACGACGACCCCCGGGAGCCGCACGAGATCGCCCAGGCGCTGCGGGAGATCGTCGGCCGCGAGTGCGAGGCCGCCGGGCTGCGGGTGCCGCGGCTCTCGGTCGAGCCGGGCCGGGCGATCGTCGGCCCGACCGCCTTCACCCTCTACGAGGTCGGCACGGTCAAGGAGCTGGAGGGGCTGCGGACGTACCTCTCGGTGGACGGCGGGATGTCGGACAACATCCGCACCGCGCTCTACGACGCGGAGTACAGCGTGGTGCTGGCCTCCCGGACGTCGGACGCGGAGCCGATGCTCTCGCGCGTGGTCGGCAAGCACTGCGAGAGCGGCGACATCGTCGTCCGGGACGCCTTCCTGCCGTCCGACGTGGCGCCCGGCGACCTGCTCGCGGTGCCCGCCACCGGCGCGTACTGCCGGTCCATGGCGAGCAACTACAACCACGCGCTGCGGCCGCCGGTGGTGGCGGTCGCGGACGGCGCCGCCCGGGTCATCGTCCGGCGGGAGACGGAGGAAGATCTCCTGCGGTTGGATGTCGGGTAG
- the thrB gene encoding homoserine kinase, which produces MAGPAFRAAAVRVRTPATSANLGPGFDALGLSLGLYDDVVVRVADSGLHVDIAGEGAPTLPRDESHLLVRAMRTAFDLLGGQPRGLEIVCANRIPHGRGLGSSSAAICAGIVAARAVTIGGEQKLDDTALLELANEIEGHPDNVAACLLGGFTLAWTDTGTARAIRMDPADSIVPVVFVPGKPVLTETARGLLPRTVPHGDAAANAGRAALLVEALTRRPELLLAATEDRLHQEYRAPAMPESMTLVNRLRADGVPAVISGAGPTVLALVEEAAADKVAALAGEGWAANRLTLDAAGTCVLPLAG; this is translated from the coding sequence ATGGCCGGTCCCGCGTTCCGCGCCGCCGCCGTCCGGGTGCGCACCCCCGCCACCAGCGCCAATCTCGGCCCCGGCTTCGATGCCCTGGGACTTTCCCTGGGTCTGTACGACGACGTCGTGGTACGGGTCGCCGACTCCGGTCTGCACGTCGACATCGCCGGCGAGGGCGCCCCGACGCTGCCGCGCGACGAGAGCCATCTGCTCGTACGGGCCATGCGCACCGCCTTCGACCTGCTCGGCGGGCAGCCGCGCGGCCTGGAGATCGTCTGCGCCAACCGCATCCCGCACGGCCGTGGCTTGGGCTCCTCCTCCGCCGCCATCTGCGCCGGCATCGTCGCCGCCCGCGCCGTGACCATAGGCGGCGAGCAGAAGCTCGACGACACCGCGCTGCTGGAACTCGCCAACGAGATCGAGGGCCACCCCGACAACGTCGCCGCCTGCCTGCTCGGCGGCTTCACGCTGGCCTGGACGGACACCGGCACGGCGCGGGCGATCCGGATGGATCCGGCCGATTCCATCGTTCCGGTGGTCTTCGTGCCCGGCAAACCCGTGCTGACCGAGACCGCCCGCGGACTGCTCCCGCGTACCGTCCCGCACGGGGACGCCGCGGCCAACGCCGGTCGCGCGGCACTGCTCGTCGAGGCGCTGACCAGGCGCCCCGAGCTGCTGCTCGCCGCGACCGAGGACCGACTTCACCAGGAGTACCGCGCACCGGCGATGCCGGAGAGCATGACCCTGGTGAACCGACTGCGCGCGGACGGCGTCCCCGCAGTCATCTCCGGTGCGGGCCCCACGGTGCTCGCACTGGTCGAAGAGGCGGCGGCCGACAAGGTCGCCGCGCTGGCGGGCGAGGGGTGGGCGGCCAACCGGCTGACCCTCGACGCGGCCGGTACGTGTGTGCTGCCGCTCGCCGGGTGA
- the thrC gene encoding threonine synthase, which translates to MSANSTVTTANGQWRGIIEEYRDRLPVGETTEVVTLREGGTPLVPAQVLSERTGCEVHLKVEGANPTGSFKDRGMTMAITRAKEEGAKAVICASTGNTSASAAAYAVRAGMVCAVLVPQGKIALGKMGQALVHGAKILQVDGNFDDCLTLARGLSEKYPVALVNSVNPVRIEGQKTAAFEIVDMLGDAPDIHVLPVGNAGNITAYWKGYREYAADGLAARTPRMWGFQASGSAPIVRGEVVKDPHTIATAIRIGNPASWEFAERARDESGGLIEDVTDRQILAAYRLLAAKEGVFVEPASAASVAGLLKAAEEGRVDPGQRIVCTVTGNGLKDPDWAVAGAPQPVTVPIDADAAAERLGLA; encoded by the coding sequence ATGTCTGCCAATTCCACCGTGACCACCGCGAACGGTCAGTGGCGCGGAATCATCGAGGAGTACCGCGACCGGCTGCCGGTCGGCGAGACGACCGAGGTCGTCACCCTCCGCGAGGGCGGTACGCCGCTGGTACCGGCCCAGGTGCTGTCCGAGCGCACCGGCTGCGAGGTGCACCTCAAGGTCGAGGGTGCCAACCCCACGGGCTCGTTCAAGGACCGCGGGATGACGATGGCCATCACCCGCGCCAAGGAAGAGGGCGCCAAGGCCGTCATCTGCGCCTCCACCGGCAACACCTCCGCCTCGGCCGCCGCCTACGCGGTCCGGGCCGGGATGGTCTGCGCGGTGCTGGTCCCGCAGGGCAAGATCGCGCTCGGCAAAATGGGTCAGGCACTGGTGCACGGCGCCAAGATCCTCCAGGTCGACGGGAATTTCGACGACTGTCTGACGCTGGCCCGCGGACTCTCCGAGAAGTACCCGGTCGCACTTGTGAACTCCGTCAACCCGGTGCGGATCGAGGGCCAGAAGACCGCCGCCTTCGAGATCGTCGACATGCTCGGCGACGCCCCGGACATCCATGTGCTGCCGGTCGGCAACGCCGGCAACATCACCGCCTACTGGAAGGGCTACCGCGAGTACGCCGCCGACGGCCTCGCCGCGCGCACCCCGCGGATGTGGGGCTTCCAGGCGTCCGGCAGCGCCCCGATCGTGCGCGGCGAGGTCGTGAAGGACCCGCACACCATCGCCACCGCGATCCGCATCGGCAACCCCGCCTCGTGGGAGTTCGCCGAGCGCGCCCGGGACGAGTCCGGCGGCCTCATCGAAGACGTGACGGACCGTCAAATCCTGGCCGCCTACCGCCTGTTGGCCGCCAAGGAGGGCGTCTTCGTGGAGCCCGCCTCGGCCGCCTCGGTCGCCGGTCTGCTCAAGGCCGCCGAAGAGGGCAGGGTGGACCCCGGCCAGCGCATCGTCTGCACGGTCACCGGCAACGGCCTCAAGGACCCCGACTGGGCGGTGGCCGGCGCGCCGCAGCCGGTCACGGTCCCGATCGACGCCGACGCCGCCGCCGAGCGGCTCGGCCTCGCCTGA